From Vreelandella neptunia, the proteins below share one genomic window:
- a CDS encoding cold-shock protein: MATGTVKWFNDSKGFGFIAPSDGSDDVFAHFSEIQSDGFKTLPEGANVSFDVTQGQKGLQASNIKLLS; this comes from the coding sequence ATGGCAACTGGCACAGTTAAGTGGTTCAACGATTCTAAAGGCTTCGGTTTCATTGCTCCTTCTGACGGCAGCGATGACGTTTTTGCTCATTTTTCTGAAATTCAGTCTGATGGCTTCAAAACTCTGCCTGAAGGCGCTAACGTCTCTTTTGACGTTACCCAAGGTCAGAAAGGCCTTCAAGCTTCAAACATTAAGCTGCTTTCTTAA
- a CDS encoding metal-binding protein ZinT translates to MTPLPLKAASAFVLSALILTGVQGVSASDHDHDHDHTHSDHDHDHDHDHDHDSDSDIYSGYFDDEQVEDRALSDWEGDWQSVYPYLQDGTLDEVFAHKAENGDKTAEEYKAYYDTGYQTDVERIVIDGNSVTFVESGEERSGEYQYDGYEILTYQAGNRGVRFIYELEEASEDLPKYIQFSDHSIYPTDAHHYHLYWGDDRQALLEEVTHWPTYYPSELSGEEIVEEMISH, encoded by the coding sequence ATGACACCATTGCCACTTAAGGCCGCCAGCGCGTTTGTATTGAGTGCCCTGATACTGACGGGCGTTCAAGGCGTTAGCGCCAGCGATCATGACCATGATCACGACCATACTCATAGCGACCACGACCACGACCACGACCACGACCACGACCACGATAGCGATAGCGATATCTATTCAGGCTATTTTGATGATGAGCAGGTTGAGGATCGTGCGCTTTCAGATTGGGAAGGCGATTGGCAGTCCGTTTATCCCTATCTGCAGGATGGCACGCTTGACGAAGTTTTTGCGCATAAAGCAGAAAATGGCGACAAGACGGCCGAAGAGTACAAAGCGTATTACGATACCGGTTACCAAACGGATGTAGAGCGTATCGTCATTGACGGCAATAGCGTCACCTTCGTCGAAAGTGGCGAAGAGAGATCAGGCGAATACCAATACGACGGCTATGAAATTCTAACTTACCAAGCAGGTAACCGAGGTGTGCGGTTTATCTATGAGCTTGAAGAAGCGTCTGAAGACCTGCCTAAATATATCCAATTTAGCGACCACAGTATTTACCCCACTGATGCGCATCACTACCATCTCTACTGGGGTGATGATCGCCAAGCGTTATTAGAGGAAGTCACCCACTGGCCGACGTATTACCCATCCGAGCTGAGCGGTGAGGAAATCGTTGAAGAAATGATTTCGCATTAA
- a CDS encoding calcium/sodium antiporter gives MLYGLSLLAGIALLTLGGESLIRGAVAGARRAGVSPLLTGLVVVGFGTSAPELVVSIDAAINQQPDIAVGNIVGSNIGNILLILGLCAVICPMVVQPLALRRDGLVVVLASLLFIALSFGGALGRVDAAIFIAGLVGYLVWAYLSESRQHIPAAEMHASEAEEMTKLPTTGWMIAVALVVGLGMLIGGSQLLLYGAIGLAQAMGISEAVIGLTIVAIGTSLPEMAVSVIAALRRHADVAVGNILGSNIFNLLGILGISAFLQPLPLAPRVALFDQWVMLGAAGILVLFLYTGMRLSRWEGALLLAGYAAYIALSFTIF, from the coding sequence ATGCTATATGGACTTAGTTTGTTGGCAGGTATCGCCCTGTTGACCCTCGGTGGGGAATCACTTATCCGCGGCGCGGTGGCTGGCGCACGAAGAGCTGGCGTCTCGCCACTGTTAACAGGGTTGGTGGTGGTGGGTTTTGGCACCTCGGCCCCTGAGCTTGTCGTCTCGATTGATGCCGCAATTAACCAGCAGCCTGACATTGCGGTTGGTAACATTGTGGGCAGCAATATCGGCAATATCTTATTGATTCTAGGCCTATGCGCGGTTATCTGCCCAATGGTGGTTCAGCCTTTAGCGCTGCGCCGGGATGGGCTGGTCGTGGTGTTGGCCAGCCTGCTGTTTATTGCGCTTTCCTTCGGCGGTGCACTGGGTCGTGTCGATGCAGCAATTTTTATAGCGGGCCTGGTTGGCTATCTTGTTTGGGCCTACTTAAGTGAAAGCCGTCAGCACATCCCCGCGGCGGAAATGCACGCTTCAGAAGCGGAGGAGATGACCAAACTCCCCACGACAGGCTGGATGATCGCCGTAGCGTTAGTGGTTGGTTTGGGCATGCTGATTGGCGGATCCCAGCTACTCCTATATGGCGCCATTGGGTTGGCCCAGGCCATGGGCATTTCCGAAGCAGTCATCGGTTTAACCATCGTCGCCATCGGCACCTCCCTGCCGGAGATGGCCGTATCGGTAATTGCTGCGTTACGCCGCCATGCGGATGTTGCCGTCGGGAATATTCTGGGCAGCAATATTTTTAACCTGCTTGGCATTCTGGGTATCTCCGCGTTTTTACAGCCGCTGCCCCTTGCGCCGCGGGTGGCCCTATTTGACCAGTGGGTAATGCTGGGAGCCGCGGGCATACTGGTGCTGTTTTTGTATACCGGTATGCGCCTGTCGCGCTGGGAGGGCGCCTTGCTGCTCGCAGGCTATGCCGCATATATAGCGTTGAGCTTTACGATCTTTTGA
- a CDS encoding TAXI family TRAP transporter solute-binding subunit — translation MRNPFRSLHRTLFVSAATLVLTSAAFSAHAETRVTYKSASAGTAYYQMGVELSEAIRQGTDDAIILTLEESQGSVQNVMEVMARQGNYVFTTPPALVAQAMGGEGAFAERQSPRFQEIRGLFPIPSITMHFVLAGDEGVTDISALEGKHLLIGRGTFGAREAARYLELFGLEESVQIADAAIGSGPDALKNGQIDGFVTASSFPSPNVIETAASMPVTLISLTDEQIEQIGAPRQTIPGGTYPGVAQDVETTSLPVIAYTTTAMDDDTAYTLTKTFWERRDAMAEEAAWWGSISPDMLENMTGTLHPGALRYYQEAQIAVPDALR, via the coding sequence ATGCGCAATCCCTTTCGCTCCCTACACCGCACGCTTTTTGTCTCGGCTGCTACGTTAGTGCTGACAAGTGCCGCCTTCTCCGCCCACGCAGAAACCCGTGTAACCTATAAATCGGCTTCAGCGGGTACCGCCTATTATCAAATGGGTGTAGAGCTCTCAGAAGCGATCCGTCAGGGAACCGATGACGCTATCATCCTCACTCTGGAAGAGAGCCAGGGCTCGGTGCAAAACGTGATGGAGGTCATGGCTCGCCAAGGCAATTATGTATTTACCACGCCGCCTGCGTTAGTCGCTCAGGCCATGGGCGGCGAGGGCGCCTTTGCCGAGCGGCAGAGTCCGCGTTTTCAAGAGATTCGAGGCCTGTTTCCGATTCCCTCTATCACCATGCACTTTGTGTTAGCGGGTGACGAAGGCGTGACTGATATTTCCGCACTGGAAGGTAAGCACTTATTGATTGGCCGCGGCACCTTTGGTGCCCGTGAGGCGGCCCGTTACCTGGAACTGTTTGGTCTGGAAGAGAGCGTGCAAATTGCCGATGCGGCGATTGGCAGCGGCCCCGATGCACTTAAAAACGGTCAAATTGATGGTTTTGTAACCGCTAGCTCTTTCCCCTCGCCCAACGTCATTGAGACAGCGGCCAGCATGCCTGTGACCTTGATTAGCCTCACCGATGAGCAGATCGAACAGATTGGTGCGCCGCGCCAAACGATACCCGGCGGCACCTACCCCGGGGTGGCTCAAGACGTCGAAACCACGTCGCTACCGGTGATTGCCTACACCACAACGGCTATGGATGACGACACTGCCTATACGCTAACCAAGACGTTTTGGGAGCGCCGCGATGCCATGGCCGAAGAGGCTGCCTGGTGGGGCAGTATTAGCCCCGATATGTTGGAAAACATGACCGGCACGCTCCACCCTGGGGCGCTGCGTTACTACCAAGAAGCGCAGATTGCGGTGCCTGACGCGCTGCGTTAG
- a CDS encoding TRAP transporter permease produces the protein MRVFTSSQAATPEDDRSLAPGWMALGAVSVMFHLGLIFYGLTPALVSRPLHMALLLPWVLVYMANTPAQRVSGWLLTVLGAAACGYIAFNEAALANQYGFIDTHLQMGIGLFLMALALEAARRAIGWPLPLVALLALMYGAFGQYIPGAFGHPGLPLASMVGTLTIAEGGLWGSLTGVSVSVVAIFVIFGAVLNAGEAGQGFMNLASAVAGRLTGGAAKVAVISSALMGSISGSASANVASTGAITIPSMVRLRYPRSLAGAVEAVASSGGQIMPPLMGAGAFVMVELTGTPYTQIMAAAMLPAVLYFLTVWVGINAYATRHDLKPVAESERPSAKEVLITSLFFAIPFVLLLERIFNGGFTPQYAASIAIFAGIALLFFNVTLRFSLPGFANRLSDAVVTAGRQIAVIGSIILCASLVVGVLSLTGLGVKITSGILSLSNDMLWPALLLTALACLILGMEVPTTAAYVICVSVAGPALTSLGLEPLLAHLFVFWYALLSTITPPVCGGVFIAAGMVGENWLKVAFKAMALGIGLYIIPLAMVANPEMIQLAFNPFGALLDALKVAIGLGAISYGVIARKALWQRGGLILGGTILIFVV, from the coding sequence ATGCGTGTTTTTACCTCTTCGCAAGCGGCGACCCCTGAGGATGATCGTTCATTAGCGCCTGGCTGGATGGCGTTAGGCGCGGTCAGTGTAATGTTCCATCTTGGCTTGATTTTTTATGGCTTAACACCTGCGCTGGTCAGCCGACCGCTGCATATGGCGCTGCTATTGCCTTGGGTGCTGGTCTATATGGCCAATACGCCAGCGCAGCGAGTCAGCGGCTGGCTGCTGACGGTATTGGGTGCTGCCGCGTGTGGCTATATCGCATTTAACGAAGCTGCGCTAGCCAACCAGTACGGCTTTATTGATACTCATCTACAGATGGGCATTGGCCTGTTTTTGATGGCTTTAGCGCTTGAGGCTGCCCGTCGAGCCATCGGTTGGCCTCTGCCGCTGGTGGCCTTGCTGGCGTTAATGTATGGCGCCTTCGGCCAATATATTCCTGGCGCTTTTGGTCATCCTGGGCTGCCGCTGGCCAGTATGGTGGGTACGCTAACGATTGCCGAAGGCGGATTATGGGGGTCGCTGACGGGGGTAAGCGTCAGCGTGGTGGCGATTTTTGTGATTTTTGGTGCGGTGCTCAATGCGGGAGAGGCGGGCCAGGGCTTTATGAACCTGGCCAGTGCGGTGGCGGGGCGGCTCACTGGTGGGGCCGCTAAAGTGGCGGTGATTTCATCGGCGCTGATGGGCTCTATCTCCGGCTCGGCGTCTGCCAACGTCGCTTCCACTGGGGCAATCACCATTCCCTCTATGGTGCGGCTGCGTTACCCTCGTTCGCTGGCAGGTGCGGTGGAAGCTGTTGCTTCCTCCGGCGGGCAAATCATGCCGCCGCTAATGGGCGCGGGGGCGTTCGTGATGGTGGAGCTGACCGGCACGCCCTATACCCAAATCATGGCCGCGGCGATGCTTCCAGCGGTGCTTTACTTTTTGACCGTCTGGGTGGGTATTAATGCCTATGCGACCCGGCATGATCTAAAGCCCGTGGCTGAAAGTGAACGACCCAGCGCGAAAGAGGTGCTGATTACCTCGCTGTTTTTTGCCATCCCCTTCGTGCTGCTGTTAGAACGTATCTTTAACGGCGGTTTTACTCCCCAGTACGCCGCCAGCATTGCGATTTTCGCCGGTATTGCGCTGCTCTTCTTTAACGTGACGCTGCGTTTTTCGCTCCCCGGCTTTGCTAACCGTTTATCCGACGCAGTGGTCACCGCTGGGCGTCAGATTGCCGTCATTGGTTCCATTATTCTGTGTGCTTCACTAGTGGTCGGCGTGCTGTCGTTGACAGGATTGGGCGTCAAGATCACCTCGGGCATTTTATCGCTCTCCAATGACATGCTCTGGCCAGCCTTGCTACTCACAGCGCTCGCCTGCTTGATTTTAGGCATGGAGGTGCCCACCACCGCCGCTTATGTGATTTGTGTCTCTGTCGCTGGGCCTGCCCTGACCTCGCTAGGTTTGGAACCGCTTTTGGCGCATCTGTTTGTCTTTTGGTACGCGCTGCTCTCGACGATCACGCCGCCGGTGTGTGGCGGCGTGTTTATCGCTGCGGGCATGGTGGGGGAGAATTGGCTAAAAGTCGCATTCAAAGCCATGGCGTTAGGAATAGGGTTGTATATTATTCCTCTAGCCATGGTGGCCAACCCAGAGATGATTCAGCTGGCCTTTAACCCTTTCGGCGCCTTGTTGGATGCGCTGAAAGTGGCGATTGGTTTAGGTGCTATCTCTTACGGAGTTATTGCGCGAAAAGCGCTGTGGCAGCGGGGTGGATTGATCCTGGGAGGAACTATTCTGATCTTTGTAGTTTAG
- the nhaD gene encoding sodium:proton antiporter NhaD: MPTLCQPSRQPRLYRRWLFLLAALLLGASPNAFAVTGELDLTTSTVGFFAVAIFVLAYALVMAEEKIHMRKSKPVLVAAGIIWSLIGWVYVQNGMSDASEYAFRVTLLEFTELMLFLLVAMTYINAMEERRVFDALRSWMLRKGFNYRTLFWLTGGLAFVLSPIADNLTTALLMCAVVTKVAEGNQRYINLACINIVVAANAGGAFSPFGDITTLMVWQAGMVEFQEFFILFFPALVNFLIPACIMSLFIKDEKPESVYEDVWMKRGARRIVLLFLLTIVTAVLCHVVLHLPPVLGMMTGLGYLQFFGYYLRRSLPRSLERKRERYSRRGDNKKLEQLGSVVPFDVFNRVARAEWDTLLFFYGVVMCVGGLGFMGYLGLLSEALYTGWNATAANIVLGIVSAVVDNIPVMFAVLTMEPDMSHGQWLLITLTAGVGGSLLSIGSAAGVAVMGQARGSYTFMGHLRWSPVILLGYIASILVHMWLNADSFALFS; the protein is encoded by the coding sequence ATGCCTACGTTGTGCCAACCCTCTCGCCAGCCACGATTATATCGTCGCTGGCTTTTTTTGTTAGCGGCCTTACTATTAGGCGCAAGTCCCAATGCTTTTGCAGTGACCGGTGAATTAGATCTAACGACGTCTACCGTTGGCTTTTTTGCTGTTGCGATTTTCGTCCTGGCGTATGCATTAGTCATGGCGGAAGAAAAGATCCATATGCGCAAGTCTAAGCCGGTGTTGGTGGCGGCCGGTATCATCTGGAGCCTCATCGGCTGGGTGTATGTCCAAAACGGCATGTCGGACGCGTCTGAGTACGCTTTCCGCGTCACGCTTTTGGAGTTCACCGAGCTGATGCTGTTCTTGCTGGTGGCCATGACCTACATCAACGCCATGGAAGAGCGCCGTGTCTTTGATGCGTTGCGTTCCTGGATGCTGCGCAAGGGCTTTAACTACCGAACGCTTTTTTGGCTGACCGGCGGTCTCGCCTTTGTGTTATCCCCCATCGCCGACAACCTCACCACCGCGCTGTTGATGTGTGCGGTGGTGACAAAAGTGGCCGAAGGCAACCAGCGCTATATTAACCTGGCCTGTATCAATATCGTCGTTGCCGCCAACGCCGGGGGCGCGTTTAGTCCGTTTGGCGACATCACCACCCTAATGGTATGGCAAGCGGGCATGGTGGAGTTCCAGGAGTTCTTCATTCTGTTCTTCCCCGCCCTGGTCAACTTCCTGATTCCAGCATGCATCATGAGTCTGTTTATCAAGGATGAAAAACCCGAAAGCGTTTATGAAGATGTGTGGATGAAACGTGGCGCCCGGCGCATTGTGCTGCTGTTTTTACTAACGATTGTCACCGCCGTACTGTGTCACGTGGTGCTCCATCTCCCCCCGGTGTTAGGCATGATGACCGGCCTTGGCTACTTGCAGTTCTTCGGTTACTACCTGCGCCGCAGCCTGCCCCGCTCCTTGGAACGCAAGCGCGAGCGCTATAGTCGCCGCGGCGACAACAAGAAGCTTGAGCAATTGGGTAGCGTAGTGCCGTTTGACGTCTTCAACCGCGTAGCGCGGGCCGAGTGGGATACATTGCTGTTCTTCTACGGCGTCGTTATGTGCGTTGGTGGGCTGGGTTTTATGGGCTATCTCGGCTTACTGTCAGAAGCGCTATATACCGGTTGGAACGCGACCGCGGCCAATATCGTATTAGGCATTGTTTCGGCCGTGGTGGACAACATCCCGGTGATGTTTGCGGTGCTGACCATGGAGCCCGATATGTCCCATGGCCAGTGGCTGCTGATTACCTTAACCGCTGGCGTCGGGGGCAGCTTACTATCGATAGGCTCCGCAGCCGGTGTGGCGGTAATGGGTCAGGCAAGGGGATCCTATACGTTTATGGGCCACTTACGCTGGTCGCCGGTTATTTTGCTCGGCTACATCGCCAGTATTTTGGTGCATATGTGGCTCAACGCCGATAGCTTTGCGCTTTTCAGCTAA